The DNA region GAACGTCAATTTAGTTAAGCTGAGCAGTGTTATTCCTGCTCACATAGAGTGGATTGAGAAGATGCCCGAAGTTCCAATAGGAATGCTCCTTCCAACAGTTTACGCCCATATAGAGAGCGATGAGCCCGGTTCAACAATAAGCGCCGCTTTGGGTGTTGGTATAAGTGAAGACAATAATGGAGGACTAATTTACGAATACAGCGGATACTGCACAAAAGAAGAAGCCATAGAGATGGTAAAGAAAATGGTTGAAGAGGGCTTTAGAGTTAGAGGATGGAAGCTTAAGGAGTTTAAGGTTGTAGTTTCAGAGATTACTGTTAAGGATAAACCCGCGGCAGCTTTAGCCGCAGTAGTTATGCTCCCATACTAACACTTTCAATATTTTGAACAATGGAAGAGGTGGTCAAGATGGATGGGGGTGAGTGCGATGATGGGTGTCGAAAACCCATTAGGTATGCATGTGATTTTGGACTTATACGAATGCGATCCCAAAATATTAGACGATATCGAAAAAATAGAAGAAATCCTCACTAAGGCAGCAGAAATAGCCAACGCGACTGTTATTGACAAGAGATTTCATAAGTTCTCTCCTCAAGGCGTTTCTGGTGCTGTTGTTGTTTCTGAGAGTCATATCACAATTCACACTTGGCCAGAGCATGGCTATGCAAGCGTTGATGTTTATACCTGTGGGGATCACACAATGCCTGTGAAAGCGGGGGAATACATCATAAAGGCACTCAAATGTAAAAACCCCACAGTTGTTAAAATCGATAGGGGGATTCTCTTCAGAAAGGACTGATTCTTCTTAATCATCTTTTTAAATCCTTCCTTTGATATTTATTTCGAGAGAGGTGAGTGCGATGCATTTCATTGAATGGTATCCGAGAGGTTATGGTGTTGGGTTTAAGATCAAAAGCAAGCTTTTGGAAACTCAAAGCAAATTCCAGAGAATTGAGCTTTACGAAACTGAGGGATTTGGAAAGCTCCTCGTCCTAGATGGGACTGTCCAACTAGTTGAACATGGAGAAGAAAGCTATCATGAGCCTTTGGTTCATCCCGTGATGCTCGCACATCCAAATCCGCGCAGAGTTTTGGTGATTGGCGGAGGAGATGGTGGGACTCTTAGGGAAGTGCTTAAACATAAAACCGTCAAGAAAGCAACTCTAGTAGAGATAGACGACATGGTTGTCGAGATTTCAATGCTTTATTTGGGGATAGATAGAGGACTCTTAGAGCGGCTGATGAAAAAGGAAGAGCCTAGGGGAGAGCTCATTATTGGAGATGGCGTTGAATACATGAAGAACTCAGGAGAGAAGTTCGATGTGATAATAGTCGACTCAACAGATCCCGTTGGTCCCGCAAAGCTCCTCTTCAGCGAGGAATTCTATAGAAATGCATATGATGCACTAGGCGAAAAAGGGCTCTATATAACCCAAGCAGGAAGCGTCTACCTCTTTACAAATGAGCTTTTGGATGCTTACAAGAATATGAAGAAGGTCTTTGACCGCGTTTACTACTTCAGCTTCCCGGTTATAGGATACGCATCACCTTGGAGCTTTTTAGTTGGCGTCAAAGGCGAGATTGATTTCACTAAGATCGACTTAGAGAGGGCTAAAGAGCTCGAGTTAATCTACTATGATCCTGAAAAACACGAAACACTATTCCAAATGCCCAAGTATGTCAGGGAGCTTTTAGAAAAAGACTGAAGGCTTCCCAAACTATTTTAACTTTTAATTACTAATCCCTGTATGGTGAAAGCATGGAGGTTAGATGTCATAAATGCGGTAGGGCCTACTCATCAATCATTCCTCCCAGCTGCATCTGTGGGGAGGGGCTTGAGATTACATATGACTATTCTAAAGTGGACGTTAAAAAGTGGAGAATGAGAAACAGAGGTGTCTGGCGCTATAAAGAACTTCTACCGGAAGTCAAGAAGATAGTGAGCTTAAATGAAGGAGGAAGCCCTCTTTTTAAAGCCAAGCTTAGTAAAGAGTTGGGATTAGAAGTCTTCATAAAGGACGAGACGAGAAACCCAACGGGCTCTTTTAAAGATAGATTTGCAACCGTTGCGGTTTCTTATGGACTGCCTTTTGCCGAAAATGGATTTATAGTGGCAAGTGATGGAAACAGCGCTGCTTCGCTAGCAGCTTATGCAGCAAGAGCAAACAAAGAGGCATTTGTAGTTATTCCTAGGAGGGTGGATAAAGGAAAGCTGATCCAAATGATAGCCTTTGGAGCTAAGATAATCCGTTATGGAGAGAGCGTTGACGAGGCTATTCCCTACGCTAAAGAGCTTGCAAAGCTCAATGGGCTCTATGATGTAACCTCTGCAAGCAATTTAATAGGCATAGAAGGACAGAAGACGCTTGCTTTTGAACTCTGGGAGGAGCTAAAGCCCACACACATTTTAGTCCCCACCGGAAGCGGGAGCAATATATACAGTATTTACAAGGGATTTAAGGAGCTCTTAGAGATTGGTGCTGTGGAAGAAATTCCAAAGCTGATAGCAGTGCAAACTGAAAAGTGCTCCCCCATAGCAAGTGAGATACTAAACATTAAAGGGAAGAAGGAGTTTACGAAGGCCCTGGCGCTCTATGTCAAAGACCCCCTCAACAAAGAGAAGGCTGTTAGAGCTGTAAAAGAGAGCGGAGGAACAGCTGTCCTTGTTAGGGAAGAGGAGCTAGACATGGGAGAGAGGCTGTTAACTAAAGAGGGCGTTTTTGCTGAGTATGCCTCGGCAGTTGTTGTTCCTGCCCTGTTAAAGCTAAAGGAGGAGAACTACTTCGAAAAGGATGATAAAATAGCCTTAGTAATTACAGGCTCAGGGTTAAAGAGTTTTTATGAAGAAAAAGAGCGCTCAATCATGACAGGAACAAAACTCGAGATTTTAAGGCTCCTTAGGGATAAGCCCAGCTATGGCTATGAGATCTGGGAGAACATATCCAAACCCATGAAATATCAAGCTGTTTACCAACACATAAAGGAGCTTGAGAGCTTAGGGCTCATCAAAGAGGCCTATAAACGGGGTAGGAGGATTTACTACACACTCACTGGAAAAGGAGCTAGAATACTGGAAAACCTTGAGGAGTAGATTTTTAAACCTTTGACGCTATGTTTATGTTATCACAATCATGTCAAAGGAGGGGGTCATATGGACAAGGTTTATCTAACTTGGTGGCAAATAGACAGAGCTTTGTTCTCTCTCGCTGAAGAGCTCAGACAAAAGTTCATGCCGGATGTTATAGTGGGAATAGCAAGGGGAGGGCTGATTCCAGCTGTTAGACTCAGCCATATATTAGGGGACATTGAACTCAAAGTGATGGATATAAAATTCTATACTGATATAGGTACTCATGGCGAAAAGCCAGTTATAAAAATCCCAATCCACGGCGACCTGAAGGGAAAGAAAGTAGCAATAGTGGATGATGTCAGTGATACAGGAAAAACGTTAGAAGTGGCCATTGAAGAGGTCAAAAAACTTGGAGCGGAGGAAGTAAAGGTAGTCTGCCTCTCAACCAAGCCTTGGACTTCAGTTGTGCCAGATTTTTATGTATTCAGAACTGACAAGTGGATAGTCTTCCCATGGGAAGAATTCCCTGTGGTCGCTAGGGAGTGATGTTGGATAAATTATCCGACAACCTTTAGTTTTACACTTTTTAATTGGGTGTCTACAAACTTCTTGCATTTTTGACATGATGCCAATTCTCTGAGAGATAAGTTTTTAGCGTTGGAGAGCCTTCATTATACTACCTATCATTCTAACAACTATGCAGATATGTTCCGATAAAATGACGAGGTGTCTCTATGGTAGTTGAAAAAGTGATGAAAAGAGATGGTAGAATAGTACCTTTCGATGAAGGTCGTATAAAGTGGGCTATAAAAAGGGCAATGCTCGAAGTGGGCGTAAGGGATGAGGAGCTTCTTGACAAAGTTGTCAAAGATGTCGTCGATAGGATTAATGAGCTCTATGATGGGCAAGTCCCAAATATTGAAAACATCCAGGATATAGTTGAGCTCGAATTAATGCGCAACGGTCTTTTTGATGTTGCAAAGGCATACATAATTTACAGAAAGAAGAAAGCAGAGATTAGAGAAGAGAAGAGGAAGATACTTAACAAAGAAAAGCTTGATGATATTGATAAGCGCTTCTCCATAAATGCCTTAAGAGTCCTCGCGAGCAGGTATCTAATAAAAAATGAAGAAGGGAAAATAATTGAGAGCCCAAAAGAGCTCTTTGAGAGGGTTGCACTTCTATCAGTTATCCCAGATTTGCTCTATGATGAGAGAGTCTTCTCCAAAGAAGGTGGCTTCGAGCAGGATTTGAGCAATTTGGTGTACTACCGCGAGCTTTTGGATGAATACGACAAAAAGCTGAGCATAGGAAGGTTTAAGCTTAATAAATATCACTTTGAGAGACTTTTGAACCTTTATGAGGAACTTGCACAGAAAGGTCACATGAAAGTAAGTATAGACGAGTTCGTGAAAATGATTGAGAGCGGAGAGTTCGACAACTATGAAGATGAGGTCGAGGAATACTTCAGACTAATGACCTCCCAAGTCTTTATGCCAAACAGCCCGGCCCTCATAAACTCCGGTAGGCCACTAGGAATGCTGTCAGCGTGCTTTGTAGTGCCTATCGAAGATGATATGGAGAGCATTATGAAAGCAGCACACGATGTGGCAATTATTCAAAAAATGGGTGGTGGTACAGGCCTTAATTTCTCAAAGCTTCGGCCAGAGGGAGATTTAGTTGGAACGACAACTGGTGCTGCTAGCGGTCCTATCTCATTTATGCATCTCATAGATGCTGTTAGTGATGTAATAAAGCAAGGTGGCGTGAGAAGAGGAGCAAACATGGGAATTCTTGAGGTCTGGCACCCCGATATAGAGAAATTCATCCATGCTAAGGAGAAGAACACAGGAACGAATGTTTTAAGCAACTTTAACATTAGTGTTGGGCTTTGGGAGGACTTTTGGGAGGCCATAAAAGAAGGGAAAAAATATCCTCTGGTAAATCCAAGGACAGGTAAAAAGAAGAAGGAAATAAATCCAAAGACCCTTTTTGAAGAGCTCGCATTCATGGCATGGTCCAAGGCAGATCCAGGTGTTATATTCTTTGACATCATAAACAGGAGGAACGTTCTCGAAGAAGCTAAAGGCGGGAAGATTAGGGCAACAAACCCCTGCGGAGAAGAGCCTCTCTACGACTACGAATCTTGTAATTTAGCGAGCATAAACCTTGCAAAGTTTGTGAAATACAATGAAAATGGAGCTTACTTCGACTGGGACGAGTACGCCGAAGTTATCCAAAAGGTTGCCAAGTACCTCGACAACGCAATAGATGTCAATAAGTTCCCGCTCCCGGAGATTGACTACAGCACAAAGCTCACGAGGAGAATAGGCGTTGGAATGATGGGTTTAGCGGATGCGCTCTTCAAGCTCGGAATAGCATACAACAGCAAAGAGGGTTACGACTTCATGCGCAAAGCCACCGAATATCTCACTTTCTACGCCTACAAGTACTCAGTTGAAGCTGCTAAAAAGCGCGGCACGTTCCCGCTCTATGAGAAGAGTGCCTATCCAAAGGGTGAGCTCCCAATAGAGGGCTTCTATCACAAAGAAATATGGAACCTCCCATGGGATGAGCTCGTTGAGGAAATCAAGAAGTACGGAGTTAGGAACGCCATGGTAACGACATGCCCACCAACGGGAAGTGTTTCAATGATTGCAGACACTTCGAGCGGCATAGAGCCAATATTCGCCCTGGTGTACAAAAAGAGCGTCACCGTTGGCGAATTTTATTACGTCGACCCAGTCTTTGAGGCTGAACTTAAAAAGCGCGGCCTCTATACCGATGAAATACTCCAAAAAATCAGCGACAACTATGGCTCTGTTCAAGGTCTCGAGGAGATACCCGAGGATATGCAAAGGGTCTTCGTCACTTCAATGGATATCCACTGGCTCGACCACATATTAGCCCAAGCTGAGATACAACTTTGGCTCACTGATTCAGCAAGTAAGACCATAAACATGCCAAACGATGCCACTGTTGAGGATGTTAAAGCGGCATACCTCTTAGCGTATAAGCTCGGTTGTAAGGGAGTCACCGTTTATAGGGACGGCTCGCTGAGTGTTCAAGTTTACAGCGTCGAAGGAGAGAAGAAGCAGAGAGTTAAGGCGAAACCAAGCAAATACGCGGTTGAAATATTGAAGAAAGTTGTTGAAAACGAGCCCTGGCTTGAGCGCTTCATCAACGTCAATGCAATAATAAACGGCACCAACGGTAAAAACGGCAACGCTGCGGAGAAAAATAACAAACAAAGCTTAACTTTAAATATAAGCCTCAGTGTGCCCCAAAAAGCAAAAGAAGAAGCAAAGAAAGGTGTTTGTCCAGTGTGCGGTGCTCCAACCGTCTTTGAAAGCGGTTGTGAAGTGTGTAAGGCCTGCGGATGGAGCAAATGTGTAATTAGCTGAACTTTTTTCTTATCCCTTTTCCTTAATCCTTTTATACCCATGAAGCAACTTTCTCTTGGGGTGGTCTCATGCAGTTTGAAGATGCTTATAAAGAGGTTTATGAGATAGTCAAGCCAAAGTACAAGCTCTTTACAGCCGGTCCAGTAGCTTGTTTTCCAGAGGTTTTGGAGATAATGAAAGTCCAAATGTTTAGCCACAGAGCAAAGGAGTATAAGGAAATCCACGTTGATACGCTCAAGCGCTTGAGCGACTTTTTAGAGGCCAAAAATGGAGAAATAATTCTCTTCCCAAGCTCAGGAACAGCTTTTATGGAAGCTGCCGTTAGGAACACCATCCCGAGAGGTGGGAAAGTCCTCGTAACGATAATAGGTGCTTTTGGAAAGCGCTTTAAGGAAGTCGTCGAGGCCAACGGAAGGAAGGCCATAACTTTGGAGTACGAACCCGGGAAAGCCGTTAAGCCCGAGGACTTGGACGAGGCTTTAAAGAAGAACCCCGACGTTGAGGCTGTTACAATCACATACAACGAGACATCCACAGGTGTTTTGAACCCACTCCCAGAGTTAGCTAAGGTTGTTAAGGAGCACGATAAGCTTCTCTTTGTAGATGCTGTTAGTGCTATGGGTGGAGCTGATATCAAGTTCGATGAGTGGGGTATTGATTTAGTCTTTGGAAGCTCCCAAAAGGCCTTTGGAGTTCCTCCAGGGTTAGCGGTTGCTGCTGTGAGTGAGCGTGTTTTTGAGATAGCTGAGAAGATGGAGGAGAAAGGCTGGTACCTCGATTTACCCCTCTACAAGAAGTTCAACGCCACGAAGAAGGGAACACCCTCAACGCCTCCAATGCCCCAGATATTTGGCTTAAACGTCGTGCTCCGCATCATAGAGAAGATGGGCGGCAAAGAAGAGTGGCTCGGCATGTACGCAAAGCGCTCCCAAATGATTAGGGAAGGCGTCAAGGAGATGGGTCTTAGTGTGTTGGCCGAGCCCGGATATGAGAGCCCAACCATTACAGCAGTTGTCGTCCCAGAGGGCATGAAGGGCGAGGACGTATACAACACGATGCGTGAGAGGGGCTTTGAGCTCGCTAAGGGCTATGGAGCCGGCATAAAGGAGAAGACCTTCAGAATTGGAAACATGGGCTACATGACTTTCGAAGACATCCAAGAGATGCTCAGCAACTTAAGAGAAGTAATAGAAGAATTAAAGGATTAAACAGCTTTTTCAAGCTTTATTTTTCCTTCATCTTCTTTGACCCTGTAAATCACGTCGACGCTTCTCGAATGCGTCCTGAAGTCAAAGGCGAGCTTAACTATGAACTCAAAGCGCTTTAGGGTTTCGTCATCTATTTTGAGCCAGTGCTTTATCTCCCCCACCAGATCATTTGAGAGCACGAGGGAAGTAATTATGAATGGATAGTCATCTATGAGTTCCTGAAGAATTAAAGGCACGCTGACAGTGTGGAGCGTATCTATAACAACGTAGTCCGGGTTTATTTTCCTTATCTGTTCTATAACATCATTAGTCCTGCTTTTAAGGCTTTGAGAATCGAATTGAGTATCAATCACGTTTATGTTCTCTTTAAATGGCTTAAACTCTCCGTAGGCAGTTACAACAGCTATTTTCCAATCATCGGGGATTAAGTGAATCAAAGCCTCGACGAGCTTCGTTTTACCGCTCCTGCTCTTCCCCACAATTAAGATATCGCTTTTCTTCAAGAGGGCATCCCTTAAAACCTCCAGCTGCTCTCTACTAATGCTCCCGTATCTTAAGAGGTCATCTGGTGTGAATATGTACACTCCCACTTTTTACCACCATAAAGCATAGGGCAAGAAAGAATATAAACCTTCACCTTACTAAAGCCTCTTTCGCCTTAATGAGAGCCACTAAAAGCTCGTTCATAGGAGCTTTAAGTCCAATTGCTTCTGCATACTCTACAATTTTGCCGTTTATGTAGTCTATCTCCGTCTTCTTGCCCCTCTTCAAATCCTGAAGCATCGAGTTGTAGTTATCACTCGTACGCTTCAGCGTATCTATAATAACCTCTATTGGATGTTCCTCAAAGCTAATACCCCACTGCTGTGCCACCATGCATCCTTCACGAGCTATACTTACTAAAATGTCTTGGAGATAATCGTTCTCAAGGAGATAGCCGTTCTTAACTTCAAGGAGAGCACCTAATGGGTTTATAGCCGAGTTAACTATGGCCTTGAGCCACTTCCACCCAATTATATTGTCGCTAACTTTAGTCTTTATCCCCGCAGCATTGAAGAGCATTGCAATTTCCTCGGCAAATCTGCTATTTCCTTTGGGATAAACACCAATGCGCGTAATGCCCTTCCCAGTCCACCTGATGACGCCCCACTTTTCAAGCATTGCTCCATTTGTGGTTATACCCCCGAGGACATTCTTTGTATATTTTAAAGCCAAATCCTCATTTCCGAGACCGTTTTGAATGCTTAAAACCCAAGTTTTATCTCCTATAATTCCTTTAACACACTCCAAAGCAGCTTTTGTAGAATAAGACTTGGTGGCCAATATCAGCAGGTCAGGATTTTCGTTAGGTGCATGAGTGATAGCGTTAGGATAAACCGTGAATTCCTCAACGCCCGTAACTTTGAGTCCCTCCTCATTTATGGCGTTAACATGCTCTTCTCTCCCAATTAGCGTTACATCTTCCTCAACTCTCGCCAGCAGAGCACCAAAAAGTGAGCCAATTGAGCCGGCGCCGAGGATGTATATTTTCACTTTTCTCACCAAAAGAGTTTTTAAAGCAGAGATTAAAAGCCTTTCCGATGGAAATGGAAGTAGCGGTAATACTTGTAGAACCAGAGTACCCCATAAACCTCGGCTCAATAGCACGCGTAATGAAGAACTTTGGTGTTGATGAGCTTATCCTAGTCAACCCTAAAGCGAGGCCAGAGGATGAGCTCGCTAGAAAGTTTGCGGTTCATGCAGTTGATATTTTAGAGAACGCTAAAATTACAAAAAGCCTAGATGAAGCGCTAGGAATGGTCAACTTTGCTGTCGGGACGAGTGGTGTAGGGGGAAAGGATTACATCCCTGAGAGAACACCCATAACGCCCGAGGAGTTTGCAAGAAGGATTTTTCTAACAGGCGGAAAGGTTGGAATTGTCTTTGGACGCGAGAGTAGGGGTTTAGATAACGATGAGCTAGAGAAGCTCGACTTCACAGTTACGATACCCACAAGCGGTGCTTATCCAATAATGAACCTAAGTCATGCTGTAGCAGTTATTCTTTACGAAGTCTACAAACAAAGGATAAAAACCGAAGAAGTAGAACGCCCAAAACCTGCAGGAAGGCTTGAAAGAGAGGTCTTCATCCAACAGTGGCGCGAGCTCATGAATGTCCTAAACACTCCGAAAGACCCATATAGGAAGAAGTACACCGAAATAATGATGCGCCGCGTTTTGGGACGGGCGTTCATCTATGAAAAAGAAATTTACGCAATTATCGGGCCCCTTAGAAGGGCAGTAAGGAGTTTAAAGAAGTGCAAAGAGAAGGGATGTTTATATGATTAGCGTTGAGCAGTTTAAGGTTGAGAACAGGAGTATTTGGATAGGCGTTATTTACGGAGATAAGATCCAAGGTGTGGTCTATTCTCTCGAAGGAGAAGGCTTTCTAAAAGAAAGGATAGAAGAGCTAACAAGGTTTCTAAGAAAGCGCGGTGCTGATGTTAGATTAGAGGAAGAAAAAAGCACATATCCACAACTTGTTTTTGATGTTTTAAAAGGCAAATTAGACAACGAGGAAGTTCTCAATATCCTGAGTTTCGAAGGAACAACACTATTTGAGCGGAAAGTTTATGAGGTATTAACAAAAAAAGTTAAACGCGGACAGGTAATAAGTTACAAAGAGCTAGCCCATATTGTGGGAAGTTCACCAAGGGCAATTGGAGGAGCGATGAAAAGGAATCCATACCCAATAATCGTTCCATGCCACCGTGTAATTTCAAGTAATGGAATCGGCTTTTACACACCAAAAGTCGAGTACAAAAAGTTTTTGCTCGAAATAGAGGGGGTGAAAAAGTGGACAAGCTGAAAGCTTACCTAATTGGTTTCATCTTAGCGATCGTGGCAATAACAGTGGGAATAATTTACAAGTGGGGCTTTTGGATGCTCGTGCGCATCGTCTTGAGCCTTGGCTTTTTGGGATTAACCTTAACGATGGCATTTTTCTTGGCGTTAACGCTCTACGCTGAAAGCTGGAAGTACGCCCTCTATCTAGTGGTGCCAACAGCCCTGAGCGGCTATGCTACATACTTAAGTGTCACATGGCAAAAGCTTAACATCGTCGGCGGGATAATAGTGCTCTTCATTCTCGGTTTGGCCTTTGGGATCTGGTACATCAGCGAGCCTGATCTTGGCTTAATGGATCGCTTTAAGAGCGCAGAGAGCTTGGAGCGAGCAGGGAATTACAAAGCTGCCGCAAGGAAGTACGAAAAGAAGGGCAACTATTTAAAGGCCGCCGAGATGTACGAAAAGCTCGGATGGATGGAAAGTGCAGCGTGGGCATATGAAAAAGCCGAGAAATATGACAAAGCTGCGGAAATCTACGAACAGCTTTATGAGAAAGAGAAAGACACCTACTATCTAAAGGAGGCTCATGAATATTGGAAAAAGGCTGGAAACATGGACAGAGCCGCTAAAGCTTTGGAAAAGTATGCCAAAGAAGAACCATGGTTCTGGGAGGATGTTGCAAAGCTCTACGAGGAGTTAAAGAACGAGGAAAAAGCTGTTGAGGCTTGGAAGAAAGCTTTGGAGTACTACATTAGCGAGGCTCAAGAGGAAGGTGTCTTCTGGGAGGACGTTGGAAATATTTACAAGCGCCTTGGCGATGAGGAGAAAGCAACGGAAGCATACGAGAAGTTCCTCGAATACTGCCTCAAGGAAGCGGAGGAAGACGAGGCTTGGTGGAAGCATGTTGCAGAGACATATGAACTCCTAGGGGAAGAGGAGAAAGCTAAAGAAGCTTGGGCAAAATATGAGGAATACAGGAAGAGGATAATGCAGGGAATTGAGGAAAACAAGGAAGAACGTGAAGAAAAAGCTTAATCCTTTTTGCTTATGCTTTTTACCTCAAATTTGTTCTTTTTTCTCTCAAAGCGCCACTTTTCTATAGCCCTTACAAAGGGACACCTTCTACGCCACTCCTCAAATAAACTTCGAAGTCCCATAGTATCACCAAAATAAATTATAGAAAAAGGATTTATAAATAAAATTATGAAAAAACTTTCATTAATGCCATGTCACCGTCTTATGCATCACCTTTCCAGCTAAAGCATCTTTTAACGCCTGCTCCATTATTTCCAAGCCCTTCTCAGCAATTTCCTGCGTTATGACCAAAGGCGGTGTGATCCTCACTACGTTCCCAAACATACCATAGCTTGGGAGTATTAGGCCGAGCTCAAACGCTCTCCAGCATATCTTGCCCGTAAGCTCTGGATCAGGTTTTTTGTTCTCTTTTACTATTTCAACGCCTATCATTAAGCCTTTCCCTCTAACATCGCCTATAACCTCATACTCCTCCTGCATCTCCTTGAGGCGCTTCATTATGAATGAGCCTACTTTCTGAGCATTTTCGAGCAGTTTTTCCTCCTCGATTATCTTAAGCGTAGCATAAGCTGCCGCTGAAATCACAGGGTTAGCCGCTGGCGTCAATAGAGCACTCCCGCTTGTCATATCCATCAGTTCAGCTTTTCCTATGACGCCGCTAAGCCCCATCCCACTTGCAACCCCTTTTCCAAAGGCCAAAAAGTCAGGCTCAACTTTAAAGTGCTCGCTAGCAAACCACTTACCTGTCCTCCCGATTCCCGTTTGCACTTCATCCATGGCAAAAAGAATGCTATGCTCATCTAGAACTTTCTTCAGCTCTTTGAAAAAGCCTTCTGGGGGAACAACTATTCCAGCATCGCCTTGGATTGGCTCAGCTATTAAAACGCTCACTTCATCAGGGGGAACGACGTGGGCTAAGATGTAGTACTCGAGATAGTCTAAGAAAGCGTTTATCAGCTCATCGGGGTTTTCATAGCCGTCTATCCGCCAAGGGTTGCGGTAAGGGTTGGGATATGGAATCCAAACGACATTGGGCACTAATGGGGAGAAGCCTCTTTTTTGGGAGCTTTGAAAGGCAGCTATCGATGTTGCCCCATAGGTCTGACCGTGATATGCTCCTATAAACGCTATCACCCAAGGCTTCCTCGTTGAAAAACGCGCTATCTTTAGGAGTAAGTCCATTGCATCGCTCCCGCTGAGGCCGAAGAGGATTTTGGGGCCTTCAAGTGGAGATTTTTCCGCTAAAATCTCCGCAACCTCTATAGCTCTCTTGCTGTAGGTGTAGCCTATCATCGAGTGCTGTATCTTAGAGACCTGTTCTTGAACCTCCTTTACGAGCTTTGGGTGGGCATAACCCGTTGAAGCCGCGGCAGCGCCGGCTAAGAAATCTATGAAAACGTTCCCATCAACATCCTCTATTAACGCTCCATAGCCTCTTTCCGGAACGACGGGAAAGAGTTTAACTCCAAGTCCTTGAGAGACTACTTTTTTCTCTCTTTCAATTAATCCTTTTGCTTTTGGCCCTGGGGGAGTAACAACTATCTTTGGAAACTCATCAAAAGACATGTTTATTTCCTCCAACAGTTAATAAAAAAGTAGAGAGGAGAGTTCATGGATTTGCCGCAATAAATTCATTGGTGTACTCCTTAACTACCTTGTACAGTATTAATAGTCCCAATAGGTTGGGTATTGCCATAAGTCCATTCATCATATCTGAGAATGTCCAAACGTTTTCCAAGACTGTTGTTGCACCAATGTAGATGAAGATAACGAAGAGCAAGTTGTAAAGTAAGTGAAGCTTTGGATACAGCTTAGCGAACTTTTCAGGGTCTTTTTCAATCCATTTAGCCAAGTAAAGCACATTTTGCCTTCCATAGAATGACCACGCCAAGACGGTCGAATATGCAAAGAATATAACACCTATTATGACCATCACTTCTCCAGCGTGTCCAAAAGCTCTTGCAAATGCCTCTTGTGTTAATGCAGTGCTCGTTTTGTCAGTTTGCCAAGCTCCAGTTGCAACAATTGAGATTCCGGTTAATGAACAAATTATGAGTGTGTCTATAAGTGGGCCAAGCATTGCAACGTGAGCTTGTCTTGATGGGTGGTCGGTTCTTGCTGCGGCGTGGGCTAAAGTTGCAGTTCCAAGACCAGCTTCGTTTGAGAAGAGACCTCTAGCAACACCCCATCTTATCGTCGTTCCTACTGCTCCACCAGCTACTGCACTTCCAGTAAAAGCATCCCTAAATACCAATGAGATTGCACTTGGTAACTGTCCAGCAA from Palaeococcus pacificus DY20341 includes:
- a CDS encoding adenosylcobalamin-dependent ribonucleoside-diphosphate reductase, with the protein product MVVEKVMKRDGRIVPFDEGRIKWAIKRAMLEVGVRDEELLDKVVKDVVDRINELYDGQVPNIENIQDIVELELMRNGLFDVAKAYIIYRKKKAEIREEKRKILNKEKLDDIDKRFSINALRVLASRYLIKNEEGKIIESPKELFERVALLSVIPDLLYDERVFSKEGGFEQDLSNLVYYRELLDEYDKKLSIGRFKLNKYHFERLLNLYEELAQKGHMKVSIDEFVKMIESGEFDNYEDEVEEYFRLMTSQVFMPNSPALINSGRPLGMLSACFVVPIEDDMESIMKAAHDVAIIQKMGGGTGLNFSKLRPEGDLVGTTTGAASGPISFMHLIDAVSDVIKQGGVRRGANMGILEVWHPDIEKFIHAKEKNTGTNVLSNFNISVGLWEDFWEAIKEGKKYPLVNPRTGKKKKEINPKTLFEELAFMAWSKADPGVIFFDIINRRNVLEEAKGGKIRATNPCGEEPLYDYESCNLASINLAKFVKYNENGAYFDWDEYAEVIQKVAKYLDNAIDVNKFPLPEIDYSTKLTRRIGVGMMGLADALFKLGIAYNSKEGYDFMRKATEYLTFYAYKYSVEAAKKRGTFPLYEKSAYPKGELPIEGFYHKEIWNLPWDELVEEIKKYGVRNAMVTTCPPTGSVSMIADTSSGIEPIFALVYKKSVTVGEFYYVDPVFEAELKKRGLYTDEILQKISDNYGSVQGLEEIPEDMQRVFVTSMDIHWLDHILAQAEIQLWLTDSASKTINMPNDATVEDVKAAYLLAYKLGCKGVTVYRDGSLSVQVYSVEGEKKQRVKAKPSKYAVEILKKVVENEPWLERFINVNAIINGTNGKNGNAAEKNNKQSLTLNISLSVPQKAKEEAKKGVCPVCGAPTVFESGCEVCKACGWSKCVIS
- a CDS encoding pyridoxal-phosphate-dependent aminotransferase family protein, producing MQFEDAYKEVYEIVKPKYKLFTAGPVACFPEVLEIMKVQMFSHRAKEYKEIHVDTLKRLSDFLEAKNGEIILFPSSGTAFMEAAVRNTIPRGGKVLVTIIGAFGKRFKEVVEANGRKAITLEYEPGKAVKPEDLDEALKKNPDVEAVTITYNETSTGVLNPLPELAKVVKEHDKLLFVDAVSAMGGADIKFDEWGIDLVFGSSQKAFGVPPGLAVAAVSERVFEIAEKMEEKGWYLDLPLYKKFNATKKGTPSTPPMPQIFGLNVVLRIIEKMGGKEEWLGMYAKRSQMIREGVKEMGLSVLAEPGYESPTITAVVVPEGMKGEDVYNTMRERGFELAKGYGAGIKEKTFRIGNMGYMTFEDIQEMLSNLREVIEELKD
- a CDS encoding ATP-binding protein, which translates into the protein MGVYIFTPDDLLRYGSISREQLEVLRDALLKKSDILIVGKSRSGKTKLVEALIHLIPDDWKIAVVTAYGEFKPFKENINVIDTQFDSQSLKSRTNDVIEQIRKINPDYVVIDTLHTVSVPLILQELIDDYPFIITSLVLSNDLVGEIKHWLKIDDETLKRFEFIVKLAFDFRTHSRSVDVIYRVKEDEGKIKLEKAV
- a CDS encoding 2-dehydropantoate 2-reductase, with translation MKIYILGAGSIGSLFGALLARVEEDVTLIGREEHVNAINEEGLKVTGVEEFTVYPNAITHAPNENPDLLILATKSYSTKAALECVKGIIGDKTWVLSIQNGLGNEDLALKYTKNVLGGITTNGAMLEKWGVIRWTGKGITRIGVYPKGNSRFAEEIAMLFNAAGIKTKVSDNIIGWKWLKAIVNSAINPLGALLEVKNGYLLENDYLQDILVSIAREGCMVAQQWGISFEEHPIEVIIDTLKRTSDNYNSMLQDLKRGKKTEIDYINGKIVEYAEAIGLKAPMNELLVALIKAKEALVR
- a CDS encoding RNA methyltransferase, which translates into the protein MEMEVAVILVEPEYPINLGSIARVMKNFGVDELILVNPKARPEDELARKFAVHAVDILENAKITKSLDEALGMVNFAVGTSGVGGKDYIPERTPITPEEFARRIFLTGGKVGIVFGRESRGLDNDELEKLDFTVTIPTSGAYPIMNLSHAVAVILYEVYKQRIKTEEVERPKPAGRLEREVFIQQWRELMNVLNTPKDPYRKKYTEIMMRRVLGRAFIYEKEIYAIIGPLRRAVRSLKKCKEKGCLYD